One window of the Salvia splendens isolate huo1 chromosome 1, SspV2, whole genome shotgun sequence genome contains the following:
- the LOC121745826 gene encoding pumilio homolog 2-like isoform X4 encodes MLSELCRRPMVGNGENSYPDEFEQEIGLLLREQRSQEADDLEKELNLYRSGSAPPTVEGSLSAVGGLFNHGASSGGSSGSGAGLSSAIAEFARNKSGNGFMSEEELRSDPAYLSYYYSNVNLNPRLPPPMLSREDWRFAQRLQGGSSAIGDKRKVNRSDSGNGGRSVFSMPPGFNPKKQESENEDKLQGSVEWGGDGLIGLPGLGLGSKQKSLAEIFQDDMNRASPVPGHPSRPASRNAFDENSSDMDSAEAELANLRREFSSSDLVHSTSNIQTTSAPQHTGTAASFSYAAVLGASLSRSSTPDPQRIARAPSPCPTPIGGGRGGNSEKRNINSPNSFNGVASHSNEPADIVSSLSGLNLSNGIMEEENHLSSRNEPDAEYHNSYLFSVQGGQNDARKQSYTKKHEAGPYNMTSVPQAGKIMPSDSGMGNGANGGGGGISQYQHLDGPNSSFSNYGLSGYPMSPISGQLGGSNLPPLFENAAAVSAMALPGMDSRMLGGSNIGATAAEQSLGRLGNQVPGSTLQAPYIDPLYLQYLRTAEYAAQLAALNDPSVDRNYMGNSYMDLLQKTYLGNLLSPQKSQYGAPMGGKTGVSSPHGYYGNPAFGIGLSYPGSPLASPVIPSSGGPGSPLRHGDFNVRYPGGLRNVSGRVIGPWHLDNMDSTFASSLLEEFKSNKAKCFELSEIAGHVVEFSADQYGSRFIQQKLETATTDEKNMVFQEIFPQALALMTDVFGNYVIQKFFEHGMASQRRELADKLFGHVLSLSLQMYGCRVIQKAIEVVDVDQKIKMVEELDGSVMRCVRDQNGNHVIQKCIECVPEEHIQFIVLTFYDQVVTLSTHPYGCRVIQRVLEHCKDEITQSKVMEEILGSVSMLAQDQYGNYVVQHVLEQGKPHERSAIIQELAGKIVQMSQQKFASNVVEKCLTFSNPSERQLLVNEMLGTTDENEPLQAMMKDQFANYVVQKVLETCSDQQRELLMSRIKVHLNALKKYTYGKHIVARVEKLVAAGERRIAAQTPNPAA; translated from the exons ATGTTATCCGAATTGTGTAGGAGGCCGATGGTTGGAAATGGTGAGAATTCATATCCGGATGAGTTTGAGCAGGAAATAGGGCTGTTGCTCCGTGAACAGAGGAGCCAAGAGGCTGATGATCTTGAAAAAGAGCTTAACTTGTATAGAAGTGGTTCAGCTCCACCGACGGTCGAGGGCTCACTAAGTGCAGTTGGTGGGTTGTTCAATCATGGAGCCAGCAGCGGCGGCAGCTCTGGAAGTGGAGCTGGTTTATCTTCAGCAATTGCTGAGTTTGCAAGAAATAAGAGTGGTAATGGGTTCATGTCTGAGGAGGAGCTTAGGTCTGATCCCGCGTATCTATCTTACTATTACTCGAATGTCAATTTGAACCCGCGCCTCCCGCCTCCTATGTTGTCGAGAGAGGATTGGCGCTTTGCTCAGAGGCTGCAAGGAGGGAGTTCTGCTATTGGGGATAAGAGGAAGGTGAACAGGAGTGATAGTGGCAATGGCGGGAGATCCGTATTTTCAATGCCTCCTGGTTTCAATCCGAAGAAGCAAGAGAGTGAGAATGAGGACAAGCTGCAGGGTTCTGTGGAGTGGGGTGGTGATGGACTAATTGGTTTGCCTGGATTAGGACTAGGTAGCAAGCAGAAGAGCCTCGCCGAGATTTTTCAG GATGATATGAACCGTGCTTCTCCTGTTCCTGGACACCCTTCTCGCCCAGCTAGCAGAAACGCTTTTGATGAGAACTCTAGTGATATGGATTCAGCTGAGGCTGAGTTGGCTAATCTGCGTCGGGAATTTTCTTCATCTGATCTAGTACACTCTACTTCAAATATCCAGACTACATCTGCTCCTCAGCACACAGGAACAGCTGCATCATTTTCTTATGCTGCTGTCTTGGGTGCATCCTTGTCGAGAAGCTCAACTCCTGATCCTCAACGCATTGCAAGAGCACCAAGTCCTTGCCCAACTCCCATTGGAGGAGGCAGGGGAGGAAATTCAGAGAAAAGAAACATAAATAGTCCTAACTCTTTCAATGGTGTAGCTTCCCATTCTAATGAACCTGCTGATATTGTATCTTCTTTATCTGGATTGAACCTTTCAAATGGCATCATGGAGGAGGAGAATCATTTATCCTCCCGGAATGAGCCGGATGCTGAATACCACAATAGTTATCTTTTTAGTGTTCAGGGTGGCCAGAATGACGCAAGGAAACAATCTTATACAAAGAAACATGAAGCTGGGCCGTACAATATGACTTCTGTTCCCCAGGCAGGTAAAATAATGCCTTCTGATTCTGGTATGGGAAATGGTG CTAATGGCGGGGGAGGTGGAATTTCTCAGTATCAGCATCTGGATGGTCCAAACTCGTCATTTTCAAATTATGGATTAAGTGGGTACCCTATGAGTCCAATATCAGGTCAACTTGGTGGGTCCAATTTGCCACCGTTGTTTGAAAATGCTGCTGCAGTGTCAGCTATGGCTTTACCTGGGATGGACTCTAGGATGTTGGGGGGATCAAATATTGGTGCTACTGCTGCCGAGCAAAGCCTTGGAAGATTAGGAAATCAGGTTCCGGGTAGCACACTGCAGGCACCTTATATCGACCCTTTGTATCTGCAGTATTTGAGAACTGCTGAATATGCTGCACAATTAGCTGCTCTTAATGATCCTTCTGTCGATAGGAACTATATGGGTAACTCATACATGGACCTGCTCCAGAAAACCTATCTAGGGAATCTGTTATCTCCTCAGAAATCTCAATATGGTGCTCCCATGGGTGGTAAAACAGGTGTATCTAGCCCTCATGGTTACTACGGGAATCCTGCTTTTGGGATCGGATTGTCATATCCTGGAAGTCCCTTGGCTAGTCCGGTAATCCCAAGTTCAGGAGGGCCCGGTAGCCCTCTGAGGCATGGAGATTTCAATGTGAGATACCCTGGTGGGTTGAGAAATGTTTCAGGGCGCGTAATTGGACCCTGGCACTTGGATAACATGGATAGTACTTTTGCTTCTTCACTGCTGGAAGAGTTCAAGAGCAATAAAGCTAAGTGCTTTGAGCTTTCAGAGATTGCTGGTCATGTTGTTGAATTCAG TGCTGATCAATATGGAAGCCGGTTTATCCAACAAAAGCTTGAAACTGCAACAACAGATGAGAAGAACATGGTTTTTCAGGAAATTTTTCCGCAAGCTCTTGCATTAATGACTGACGTATTTGGTAATTATGTAATCCAAAAG TTCTTCGAACATGGTATGGCGTCTCAACGAAGAGAGCTTGCTGACAAGCTTTTCGGCCATGTACTTAGCTTAAGCCTCCAGATGTATGGTTGTAGAGTGATCCAAAAG GCAATAGAAGTTGTCGATGTGGATCAAAAGATCAAAATGGTGGAGGAGCTGGATGGGAGTGTCATGCGTTGTGTCCGTGATCAGAATGGGAATCATGTTATCCAGAAGTGCATCGAATGTGTCCCTGAGGAGCACATTCAGTTTATTGTCTTGACATTCTATGATCAAGTTGTGACCCTCTCGACACATCCTTATGGTTGCCGTGTGATACAG AGAGTTCTAGAGCACTGTAAGGATGAAATTACCCAGAGCAAAGttatggaagaaattttgggaTCCGTAAGTATGCTGGCACAAGATCAGTATGGGAATTACGTAGTTCAG CATGTTCTGGAGCAGGGAAAGCCACACGAGCGATCAGCCATTATTCAGGAATTAGCTGGGAAGATTGTCCAGATGAGCCAGCAGAAGTTTGCATCAAACGTTGTCGAGAAATGCTTAACATTTAGCAATCCTAGTGAACGCCAACTGTTGGTGAATGAGATGCTCGGAACAACTGATGAGAATGAGCCTCTTCAG GCGATGATGAAAGACCAATTTGCAAATTACGTTGTACAGAAGGTTTTAGAAACTTGTAGCGATCAGCAACGTGAACTGCTCATGTCAAGAATAAAAGTTCACTTGAATGCATTGAAGAAATACACATATGGGAAGCACATAGTAGCCCGTGTGGAGAAACTTGTTGCGGCTGGGG AGAGGAGAATTGCGGCTCAGACCCCAAATCCAGCAGCATAG
- the LOC121745826 gene encoding pumilio homolog 2-like isoform X6 encodes MLSELCRRPMVGNGENSYPDEFEQEIGLLLREQRSQEADDLEKELNLYRSGSAPPTVEGSLSAVGGLFNHGASSGGSSGSGAGLSSAIAEFARNKSGNGFMSEEELRSDPAYLSYYYSNVNLNPRLPPPMLSREDWRFAQRLQGGSSAIGDKRKVNRSDSGNGGRSVFSMPPGFNPKKQESENEDKLQGSVEWGGDGLIGLPGLGLGSKQKSLAEIFQDDMNRASPVPGHPSRPASRNAFDENSSDMDSAEAELANLRREFSSSDLVHSTSNIQTTSAPQHTGTAASFSYAAVLGASLSRSSTPDPQRIARAPSPCPTPIGGGRGGNSEKRNINSPNSFNGVASHSNEPADIVSSLSGLNLSNGIMEEENHLSSRNEPDAEYHNSYLFSVQGGQNDARKQSYTKKHEAGPYNMTSVPQAANGGGGGISQYQHLDGPNSSFSNYGLSGYPMSPISGQLGGSNLPPLFENAAAVSAMALPGMDSRMLGGSNIGATAAEQSLGRLGNQVPGSTLQAPYIDPLYLQYLRTAEYAAQLAALNDPSVDRNYMGNSYMDLLQKTYLGNLLSPQKSQYGAPMGGKTGVSSPHGYYGNPAFGIGLSYPGSPLASPVIPSSGGPGSPLRHGDFNVRYPGGLRNVSGRVIGPWHLDNMDSTFASSLLEEFKSNKAKCFELSEIAGHVVEFSADQYGSRFIQQKLETATTDEKNMVFQEIFPQALALMTDVFGNYVIQKFFEHGMASQRRELADKLFGHVLSLSLQMYGCRVIQKAIEVVDVDQKIKMVEELDGSVMRCVRDQNGNHVIQKCIECVPEEHIQFIVLTFYDQVVTLSTHPYGCRVIQRVLEHCKDEITQSKVMEEILGSVSMLAQDQYGNYVVQHVLEQGKPHERSAIIQELAGKIVQMSQQKFASNVVEKCLTFSNPSERQLLVNEMLGTTDENEPLQAMMKDQFANYVVQKVLETCSDQQRELLMSRIKVHLNALKKYTYGKHIVARVEKLVAAGERRIAAQTPNPAA; translated from the exons ATGTTATCCGAATTGTGTAGGAGGCCGATGGTTGGAAATGGTGAGAATTCATATCCGGATGAGTTTGAGCAGGAAATAGGGCTGTTGCTCCGTGAACAGAGGAGCCAAGAGGCTGATGATCTTGAAAAAGAGCTTAACTTGTATAGAAGTGGTTCAGCTCCACCGACGGTCGAGGGCTCACTAAGTGCAGTTGGTGGGTTGTTCAATCATGGAGCCAGCAGCGGCGGCAGCTCTGGAAGTGGAGCTGGTTTATCTTCAGCAATTGCTGAGTTTGCAAGAAATAAGAGTGGTAATGGGTTCATGTCTGAGGAGGAGCTTAGGTCTGATCCCGCGTATCTATCTTACTATTACTCGAATGTCAATTTGAACCCGCGCCTCCCGCCTCCTATGTTGTCGAGAGAGGATTGGCGCTTTGCTCAGAGGCTGCAAGGAGGGAGTTCTGCTATTGGGGATAAGAGGAAGGTGAACAGGAGTGATAGTGGCAATGGCGGGAGATCCGTATTTTCAATGCCTCCTGGTTTCAATCCGAAGAAGCAAGAGAGTGAGAATGAGGACAAGCTGCAGGGTTCTGTGGAGTGGGGTGGTGATGGACTAATTGGTTTGCCTGGATTAGGACTAGGTAGCAAGCAGAAGAGCCTCGCCGAGATTTTTCAG GATGATATGAACCGTGCTTCTCCTGTTCCTGGACACCCTTCTCGCCCAGCTAGCAGAAACGCTTTTGATGAGAACTCTAGTGATATGGATTCAGCTGAGGCTGAGTTGGCTAATCTGCGTCGGGAATTTTCTTCATCTGATCTAGTACACTCTACTTCAAATATCCAGACTACATCTGCTCCTCAGCACACAGGAACAGCTGCATCATTTTCTTATGCTGCTGTCTTGGGTGCATCCTTGTCGAGAAGCTCAACTCCTGATCCTCAACGCATTGCAAGAGCACCAAGTCCTTGCCCAACTCCCATTGGAGGAGGCAGGGGAGGAAATTCAGAGAAAAGAAACATAAATAGTCCTAACTCTTTCAATGGTGTAGCTTCCCATTCTAATGAACCTGCTGATATTGTATCTTCTTTATCTGGATTGAACCTTTCAAATGGCATCATGGAGGAGGAGAATCATTTATCCTCCCGGAATGAGCCGGATGCTGAATACCACAATAGTTATCTTTTTAGTGTTCAGGGTGGCCAGAATGACGCAAGGAAACAATCTTATACAAAGAAACATGAAGCTGGGCCGTACAATATGACTTCTGTTCCCCAGGCAG CTAATGGCGGGGGAGGTGGAATTTCTCAGTATCAGCATCTGGATGGTCCAAACTCGTCATTTTCAAATTATGGATTAAGTGGGTACCCTATGAGTCCAATATCAGGTCAACTTGGTGGGTCCAATTTGCCACCGTTGTTTGAAAATGCTGCTGCAGTGTCAGCTATGGCTTTACCTGGGATGGACTCTAGGATGTTGGGGGGATCAAATATTGGTGCTACTGCTGCCGAGCAAAGCCTTGGAAGATTAGGAAATCAGGTTCCGGGTAGCACACTGCAGGCACCTTATATCGACCCTTTGTATCTGCAGTATTTGAGAACTGCTGAATATGCTGCACAATTAGCTGCTCTTAATGATCCTTCTGTCGATAGGAACTATATGGGTAACTCATACATGGACCTGCTCCAGAAAACCTATCTAGGGAATCTGTTATCTCCTCAGAAATCTCAATATGGTGCTCCCATGGGTGGTAAAACAGGTGTATCTAGCCCTCATGGTTACTACGGGAATCCTGCTTTTGGGATCGGATTGTCATATCCTGGAAGTCCCTTGGCTAGTCCGGTAATCCCAAGTTCAGGAGGGCCCGGTAGCCCTCTGAGGCATGGAGATTTCAATGTGAGATACCCTGGTGGGTTGAGAAATGTTTCAGGGCGCGTAATTGGACCCTGGCACTTGGATAACATGGATAGTACTTTTGCTTCTTCACTGCTGGAAGAGTTCAAGAGCAATAAAGCTAAGTGCTTTGAGCTTTCAGAGATTGCTGGTCATGTTGTTGAATTCAG TGCTGATCAATATGGAAGCCGGTTTATCCAACAAAAGCTTGAAACTGCAACAACAGATGAGAAGAACATGGTTTTTCAGGAAATTTTTCCGCAAGCTCTTGCATTAATGACTGACGTATTTGGTAATTATGTAATCCAAAAG TTCTTCGAACATGGTATGGCGTCTCAACGAAGAGAGCTTGCTGACAAGCTTTTCGGCCATGTACTTAGCTTAAGCCTCCAGATGTATGGTTGTAGAGTGATCCAAAAG GCAATAGAAGTTGTCGATGTGGATCAAAAGATCAAAATGGTGGAGGAGCTGGATGGGAGTGTCATGCGTTGTGTCCGTGATCAGAATGGGAATCATGTTATCCAGAAGTGCATCGAATGTGTCCCTGAGGAGCACATTCAGTTTATTGTCTTGACATTCTATGATCAAGTTGTGACCCTCTCGACACATCCTTATGGTTGCCGTGTGATACAG AGAGTTCTAGAGCACTGTAAGGATGAAATTACCCAGAGCAAAGttatggaagaaattttgggaTCCGTAAGTATGCTGGCACAAGATCAGTATGGGAATTACGTAGTTCAG CATGTTCTGGAGCAGGGAAAGCCACACGAGCGATCAGCCATTATTCAGGAATTAGCTGGGAAGATTGTCCAGATGAGCCAGCAGAAGTTTGCATCAAACGTTGTCGAGAAATGCTTAACATTTAGCAATCCTAGTGAACGCCAACTGTTGGTGAATGAGATGCTCGGAACAACTGATGAGAATGAGCCTCTTCAG GCGATGATGAAAGACCAATTTGCAAATTACGTTGTACAGAAGGTTTTAGAAACTTGTAGCGATCAGCAACGTGAACTGCTCATGTCAAGAATAAAAGTTCACTTGAATGCATTGAAGAAATACACATATGGGAAGCACATAGTAGCCCGTGTGGAGAAACTTGTTGCGGCTGGGG AGAGGAGAATTGCGGCTCAGACCCCAAATCCAGCAGCATAG
- the LOC121745826 gene encoding pumilio homolog 2-like isoform X5 produces MVGNGENSYPDEFEQEIGLLLREQRSQEADDLEKELNLYRSGSAPPTVEGSLSAVGGLFNHGASSGGSSGSGAGLSSAIAEFARNKSGNGFMSEEELRSDPAYLSYYYSNVNLNPRLPPPMLSREDWRFAQRLQGGSSAIGDKRKVNRSDSGNGGRSVFSMPPGFNPKKQESENEDKLQGSVEWGGDGLIGLPGLGLGSKQKSLAEIFQDDMNRASPVPGHPSRPASRNAFDENSSDMDSAEAELANLRREFSSSDLVHSTSNIQTTSAPQHTGTAASFSYAAVLGASLSRSSTPDPQRIARAPSPCPTPIGGGRGGNSEKRNINSPNSFNGVASHSNEPADIVSSLSGLNLSNGIMEEENHLSSRNEPDAEYHNSYLFSVQGGQNDARKQSYTKKHEAGPYNMTSVPQAGKIMPSDSGMGNGGESNLNANGGGGGISQYQHLDGPNSSFSNYGLSGYPMSPISGQLGGSNLPPLFENAAAVSAMALPGMDSRMLGGSNIGATAAEQSLGRLGNQVPGSTLQAPYIDPLYLQYLRTAEYAAQLAALNDPSVDRNYMGNSYMDLLQKTYLGNLLSPQKSQYGAPMGGKTGVSSPHGYYGNPAFGIGLSYPGSPLASPVIPSSGGPGSPLRHGDFNVRYPGGLRNVSGRVIGPWHLDNMDSTFASSLLEEFKSNKAKCFELSEIAGHVVEFSADQYGSRFIQQKLETATTDEKNMVFQEIFPQALALMTDVFGNYVIQKFFEHGMASQRRELADKLFGHVLSLSLQMYGCRVIQKAIEVVDVDQKIKMVEELDGSVMRCVRDQNGNHVIQKCIECVPEEHIQFIVLTFYDQVVTLSTHPYGCRVIQRVLEHCKDEITQSKVMEEILGSVSMLAQDQYGNYVVQHVLEQGKPHERSAIIQELAGKIVQMSQQKFASNVVEKCLTFSNPSERQLLVNEMLGTTDENEPLQAMMKDQFANYVVQKVLETCSDQQRELLMSRIKVHLNALKKYTYGKHIVARVEKLVAAGERRIAAQTPNPAA; encoded by the exons ATGGTTGGAAATGGTGAGAATTCATATCCGGATGAGTTTGAGCAGGAAATAGGGCTGTTGCTCCGTGAACAGAGGAGCCAAGAGGCTGATGATCTTGAAAAAGAGCTTAACTTGTATAGAAGTGGTTCAGCTCCACCGACGGTCGAGGGCTCACTAAGTGCAGTTGGTGGGTTGTTCAATCATGGAGCCAGCAGCGGCGGCAGCTCTGGAAGTGGAGCTGGTTTATCTTCAGCAATTGCTGAGTTTGCAAGAAATAAGAGTGGTAATGGGTTCATGTCTGAGGAGGAGCTTAGGTCTGATCCCGCGTATCTATCTTACTATTACTCGAATGTCAATTTGAACCCGCGCCTCCCGCCTCCTATGTTGTCGAGAGAGGATTGGCGCTTTGCTCAGAGGCTGCAAGGAGGGAGTTCTGCTATTGGGGATAAGAGGAAGGTGAACAGGAGTGATAGTGGCAATGGCGGGAGATCCGTATTTTCAATGCCTCCTGGTTTCAATCCGAAGAAGCAAGAGAGTGAGAATGAGGACAAGCTGCAGGGTTCTGTGGAGTGGGGTGGTGATGGACTAATTGGTTTGCCTGGATTAGGACTAGGTAGCAAGCAGAAGAGCCTCGCCGAGATTTTTCAG GATGATATGAACCGTGCTTCTCCTGTTCCTGGACACCCTTCTCGCCCAGCTAGCAGAAACGCTTTTGATGAGAACTCTAGTGATATGGATTCAGCTGAGGCTGAGTTGGCTAATCTGCGTCGGGAATTTTCTTCATCTGATCTAGTACACTCTACTTCAAATATCCAGACTACATCTGCTCCTCAGCACACAGGAACAGCTGCATCATTTTCTTATGCTGCTGTCTTGGGTGCATCCTTGTCGAGAAGCTCAACTCCTGATCCTCAACGCATTGCAAGAGCACCAAGTCCTTGCCCAACTCCCATTGGAGGAGGCAGGGGAGGAAATTCAGAGAAAAGAAACATAAATAGTCCTAACTCTTTCAATGGTGTAGCTTCCCATTCTAATGAACCTGCTGATATTGTATCTTCTTTATCTGGATTGAACCTTTCAAATGGCATCATGGAGGAGGAGAATCATTTATCCTCCCGGAATGAGCCGGATGCTGAATACCACAATAGTTATCTTTTTAGTGTTCAGGGTGGCCAGAATGACGCAAGGAAACAATCTTATACAAAGAAACATGAAGCTGGGCCGTACAATATGACTTCTGTTCCCCAGGCAGGTAAAATAATGCCTTCTGATTCTGGTATGGGAAATGGTGGTGAGTCAAATCTAAATG CTAATGGCGGGGGAGGTGGAATTTCTCAGTATCAGCATCTGGATGGTCCAAACTCGTCATTTTCAAATTATGGATTAAGTGGGTACCCTATGAGTCCAATATCAGGTCAACTTGGTGGGTCCAATTTGCCACCGTTGTTTGAAAATGCTGCTGCAGTGTCAGCTATGGCTTTACCTGGGATGGACTCTAGGATGTTGGGGGGATCAAATATTGGTGCTACTGCTGCCGAGCAAAGCCTTGGAAGATTAGGAAATCAGGTTCCGGGTAGCACACTGCAGGCACCTTATATCGACCCTTTGTATCTGCAGTATTTGAGAACTGCTGAATATGCTGCACAATTAGCTGCTCTTAATGATCCTTCTGTCGATAGGAACTATATGGGTAACTCATACATGGACCTGCTCCAGAAAACCTATCTAGGGAATCTGTTATCTCCTCAGAAATCTCAATATGGTGCTCCCATGGGTGGTAAAACAGGTGTATCTAGCCCTCATGGTTACTACGGGAATCCTGCTTTTGGGATCGGATTGTCATATCCTGGAAGTCCCTTGGCTAGTCCGGTAATCCCAAGTTCAGGAGGGCCCGGTAGCCCTCTGAGGCATGGAGATTTCAATGTGAGATACCCTGGTGGGTTGAGAAATGTTTCAGGGCGCGTAATTGGACCCTGGCACTTGGATAACATGGATAGTACTTTTGCTTCTTCACTGCTGGAAGAGTTCAAGAGCAATAAAGCTAAGTGCTTTGAGCTTTCAGAGATTGCTGGTCATGTTGTTGAATTCAG TGCTGATCAATATGGAAGCCGGTTTATCCAACAAAAGCTTGAAACTGCAACAACAGATGAGAAGAACATGGTTTTTCAGGAAATTTTTCCGCAAGCTCTTGCATTAATGACTGACGTATTTGGTAATTATGTAATCCAAAAG TTCTTCGAACATGGTATGGCGTCTCAACGAAGAGAGCTTGCTGACAAGCTTTTCGGCCATGTACTTAGCTTAAGCCTCCAGATGTATGGTTGTAGAGTGATCCAAAAG GCAATAGAAGTTGTCGATGTGGATCAAAAGATCAAAATGGTGGAGGAGCTGGATGGGAGTGTCATGCGTTGTGTCCGTGATCAGAATGGGAATCATGTTATCCAGAAGTGCATCGAATGTGTCCCTGAGGAGCACATTCAGTTTATTGTCTTGACATTCTATGATCAAGTTGTGACCCTCTCGACACATCCTTATGGTTGCCGTGTGATACAG AGAGTTCTAGAGCACTGTAAGGATGAAATTACCCAGAGCAAAGttatggaagaaattttgggaTCCGTAAGTATGCTGGCACAAGATCAGTATGGGAATTACGTAGTTCAG CATGTTCTGGAGCAGGGAAAGCCACACGAGCGATCAGCCATTATTCAGGAATTAGCTGGGAAGATTGTCCAGATGAGCCAGCAGAAGTTTGCATCAAACGTTGTCGAGAAATGCTTAACATTTAGCAATCCTAGTGAACGCCAACTGTTGGTGAATGAGATGCTCGGAACAACTGATGAGAATGAGCCTCTTCAG GCGATGATGAAAGACCAATTTGCAAATTACGTTGTACAGAAGGTTTTAGAAACTTGTAGCGATCAGCAACGTGAACTGCTCATGTCAAGAATAAAAGTTCACTTGAATGCATTGAAGAAATACACATATGGGAAGCACATAGTAGCCCGTGTGGAGAAACTTGTTGCGGCTGGGG AGAGGAGAATTGCGGCTCAGACCCCAAATCCAGCAGCATAG